In Sulfurihydrogenibium subterraneum DSM 15120, a single window of DNA contains:
- the hemW gene encoding radical SAM family heme chaperone HemW, whose protein sequence is MIKGLYIHIPFCEIKCPYCDFTSFVWNEDGLKKRYVSALKKELSLYKELDFNLETIYFGGGTPSSLSPDLLAHIIKFIKENIKTEKELEITVEVNPKTYRYQDFKIIKDSGVNRVSIGNQSFLEKNLISLGRNHKPEDTLQTVEDCIKAGITNINLDLIYGIPGQTLDDLEKDLKIYTELPITHISAYMLTAYEGTPLGTLVKNGCYNLPDEETTLKMFELIDSFLEEKKFKRYELSNWAKEGYQCKHNLFYWTHTEFLGIGVSSWSFVNNLRFGNTKNIEEYLELVEKSVKPIKFTEELNEEKKREEEIFLSLRLKSGVDLNLIKNKDIIKDLLEEEYAAVENGRLVLLAKGIMVLNEIAVKLILS, encoded by the coding sequence TTGATTAAAGGTTTGTACATTCACATACCTTTTTGTGAAATTAAATGTCCTTACTGTGATTTTACTTCGTTTGTCTGGAATGAAGACGGTTTAAAAAAAAGGTATGTATCTGCTTTAAAAAAGGAGCTCTCTTTATATAAAGAGCTTGATTTTAACCTTGAAACTATTTACTTTGGAGGAGGAACCCCTTCATCTTTAAGCCCAGATTTATTAGCCCACATTATAAAGTTTATAAAAGAAAACATAAAAACAGAAAAAGAGTTAGAGATAACCGTTGAAGTAAACCCAAAAACTTACAGATATCAAGACTTTAAAATTATAAAAGATTCAGGAGTTAACCGTGTAAGTATAGGAAATCAATCATTTTTAGAAAAAAATCTAATATCTCTGGGGAGAAACCACAAACCAGAAGACACACTTCAAACAGTTGAAGACTGTATAAAAGCAGGAATTACAAACATAAACTTAGACCTTATATACGGTATTCCAGGACAAACCTTAGATGATTTAGAAAAAGATTTAAAAATTTACACCGAACTACCTATAACCCATATATCAGCCTACATGCTTACTGCCTACGAAGGAACGCCTCTTGGCACCCTTGTAAAAAATGGCTGTTATAACCTGCCAGATGAAGAAACAACCTTAAAAATGTTTGAACTCATAGACAGTTTCTTAGAAGAGAAAAAATTTAAAAGGTATGAACTTTCAAACTGGGCTAAAGAAGGTTATCAGTGTAAACATAACTTGTTTTACTGGACTCACACAGAATTTTTAGGAATAGGAGTGTCATCTTGGTCTTTTGTAAACAATCTAAGATTTGGAAACACTAAAAACATTGAGGAGTATTTAGAATTAGTAGAAAAATCTGTTAAACCTATAAAATTTACAGAAGAGTTAAACGAAGAAAAAAAGAGAGAAGAAGAGATATTTTTATCTCTAAGACTAAAGTCGGGAGTAGATTTAAATTTAATCAAAAATAAAGATATAATCAAAGACTTATTAGAAGAAGAATATGCAGCTGTAGAAAACGGAAGGCTTGTTTTACTTGCAAAAGGCATAATGGTTTTAAACGAGATTGCAGTTAAGCTTATCTTATCTTAA
- a CDS encoding Rieske 2Fe-2S domain-containing protein produces the protein MADEKVSRRDFLLYAMGAWAAVGVGGILYGMYKTWEPLPEVKAQATVSFDLSTVEPGQIKVVSWRGKPVFVLRKTPDMVQCKERSVKDEYTVVLGICTHLGCIPNWEADKKIWHCPCHGGEYDACGKNIFGPPPRPLDVPPFKIEGTTIVLGEEGNEYKQMKEKGLTV, from the coding sequence ATGGCAGATGAAAAAGTTTCCCGTAGAGACTTTCTTCTGTATGCAATGGGTGCTTGGGCAGCTGTTGGTGTTGGTGGCATTCTTTACGGAATGTATAAGACTTGGGAGCCATTACCTGAGGTAAAAGCTCAAGCAACAGTATCTTTTGATTTATCTACCGTTGAACCAGGGCAAATTAAAGTAGTCTCTTGGAGAGGTAAACCAGTTTTCGTTTTAAGAAAAACTCCAGATATGGTACAGTGTAAAGAAAGGTCTGTTAAGGATGAGTACACCGTTGTTTTAGGTATATGTACTCACCTTGGTTGTATTCCTAACTGGGAAGCTGATAAAAAGATATGGCACTGTCCTTGTCACGGTGGAGAGTATGATGCCTGCGGTAAAAACATATTTGGACCTCCACCAAGACCTTTAGATGTTCCACCATTTAAAATTGAAGGAACAACTATCGTTTTAGGTGAAGAAGGAAACGAATATAAACAAATGAAAGAAAAAGGATTAACAGTATAA
- a CDS encoding cytochrome b N-terminal domain-containing protein, whose amino-acid sequence MRLMDWLDERLAIRQLIKVMLTEYYVPKNINFLWSFGVLVMLVFAILVVSGIFLLMYYKPDSHLAFDSVNKTIMMDVEYGWLFRHTHAVGASIMFLVLFIHMARGIYYGSFKAPREIVWITGYILFVLMSATAFTGYLLPWGQMSYWAAQTITTLFEKIPFIGPDLVVWIRGNYIVEDATLTRFFALHVVFLPLLLIVFTAIHLYAVRIPGSNNEDGIELTKEEKKHGKGIPFWPVFMAKEFFVMSVFLIFFFYLVFYQYKFAMDPINFTPADYLQTPMHIYPEWYFLAFYEVLRGFFFSQNLGLIAFVLSMFIAAFLPWLDTSPIVSGKNRPIYKILFWIFIADFVFLTILGKLPPTGLYAWLGFAGSLVYFAFFLALPILSKIEKKKVAGGR is encoded by the coding sequence ATGAGATTGATGGATTGGCTAGATGAAAGGTTAGCTATAAGACAGCTTATTAAAGTAATGCTTACAGAGTACTACGTTCCTAAAAACATAAACTTTCTCTGGAGCTTTGGCGTTCTTGTAATGTTAGTTTTTGCTATTTTAGTTGTAAGTGGAATCTTCTTGCTTATGTACTACAAACCAGATTCTCATCTTGCTTTTGACAGCGTTAATAAAACAATTATGATGGATGTTGAGTATGGATGGTTGTTTAGACATACCCACGCAGTAGGTGCGTCTATAATGTTCCTTGTGCTTTTTATTCACATGGCAAGGGGTATATACTACGGTTCATTTAAAGCACCAAGAGAGATAGTTTGGATAACTGGATATATACTTTTTGTTCTTATGTCTGCAACAGCATTTACTGGATATCTACTTCCTTGGGGACAGATGTCTTACTGGGCAGCTCAGACAATTACAACACTATTTGAGAAAATACCTTTTATAGGACCTGATTTAGTTGTATGGATAAGAGGTAACTACATAGTTGAAGATGCTACTTTAACAAGATTCTTTGCTTTGCACGTAGTTTTCTTACCGCTTTTACTAATAGTATTTACAGCTATTCACCTTTACGCTGTAAGAATACCCGGGTCTAATAACGAAGATGGTATAGAGCTTACAAAAGAAGAGAAAAAACATGGAAAAGGAATTCCTTTCTGGCCTGTGTTTATGGCAAAAGAGTTCTTTGTTATGTCAGTTTTCTTGATTTTCTTCTTCTATTTAGTGTTTTACCAGTATAAGTTTGCTATGGACCCAATTAACTTTACACCTGCAGATTACTTACAAACACCTATGCATATATACCCTGAGTGGTACTTCCTGGCATTCTACGAAGTTTTAAGAGGTTTCTTCTTTAGTCAAAACTTAGGTTTAATTGCGTTTGTACTAAGTATGTTTATTGCTGCATTTTTACCTTGGCTTGACACTTCCCCTATAGTAAGTGGTAAAAATAGACCTATATATAAAATTCTTTTCTGGATATTTATAGCAGACTTTGTATTTTTAACAATACTTGGAAAACTACCTCCTACTGGTTTATACGCATGGCTTGGATTTGCTGGAAGTTTAGTATACTTCGCATTTTTCCTCGCTCTTCCAATTTTATCTAAGATAGAGAAGAAAAAAGTAGCAGGAGGTAGGTAA
- a CDS encoding c-type cytochrome yields MKELKILLILIVLVAIGYWGIEPYAHSVMHGEVKHPDFKYSDIQTTASTTGDPAKGKELFMANCASCHGLKNDGINPGMDKNAAIASFNVVPPDLSNIASIVDHKFLAAFIKNPQEATKNPKFAMPPMAQLSDEDVGHIIAYLSSVAKKDLTGKEITVEACGRCHGVKYQKIQAETPADNLKAYLGKVPPDLSVMGKAKELEYLETFINNPQNGLPGTSMPRLGLTQEATEKVVKYLDEIADPHREQRNKLGVWVLGYLVVMAGLTYAWKKKIWKNLH; encoded by the coding sequence ATGAAAGAGCTTAAAATACTTCTGATTTTAATAGTTTTAGTTGCTATTGGGTATTGGGGGATAGAGCCTTATGCTCATTCTGTAATGCATGGAGAAGTTAAACATCCAGATTTTAAATATTCTGATATACAAACAACAGCATCAACAACAGGAGACCCTGCAAAAGGTAAGGAACTTTTTATGGCAAATTGTGCTTCTTGCCACGGATTGAAAAATGATGGAATAAATCCGGGAATGGATAAAAATGCTGCAATAGCTTCTTTTAATGTTGTTCCTCCAGACCTTTCAAACATTGCTTCTATAGTTGACCATAAATTTTTAGCTGCTTTTATTAAAAATCCTCAAGAAGCTACAAAAAATCCTAAGTTTGCAATGCCTCCTATGGCTCAGCTATCTGATGAAGATGTAGGACACATTATAGCGTATCTTTCTTCGGTTGCTAAGAAAGACTTAACTGGAAAAGAGATAACGGTAGAAGCTTGTGGAAGATGTCACGGTGTAAAATATCAAAAAATTCAAGCAGAAACACCTGCTGATAACCTAAAAGCATACCTTGGTAAAGTTCCACCAGATTTATCAGTTATGGGTAAAGCAAAAGAATTAGAGTATTTAGAGACTTTTATAAATAACCCTCAAAACGGTTTACCCGGAACTTCTATGCCAAGACTTGGTTTAACTCAAGAAGCTACAGAGAAGGTTGTTAAGTACTTAGACGAGATAGCAGACCCACACAGAGAGCAAAGAAATAAATTAGGTGTTTGGGTTTTAGGCTACTTGGTTGTAATGGCTGGTTTAACTTACGCTTGGAAAAAGAAAATCTGGAAAAACCTACATTAA
- a CDS encoding thioredoxin domain-containing protein: protein MNRKPNRLINEKSPYLLQHAYNPVDWYPWCDEAFEKAKEEDKPIFLSIGYSSCHWCHVMEKESFEDEEVAEILNKYFVPIKVDREERPDIDAVYMNVCMLFNGSGGWPLTIIMTPDKKPFFAGTYFPKHSRPGRIGLVDLLLSVAKYWQENKEDLISKSEKVLGYLKEDNQTKYGELKEDYIHTGFYELKSRFDKTYGGFSNKPKFPTPHNLMFLLRYYYHTKEKEALYMVEKTLTNMRLGGIYDHVGFGFHRYSTDRQWLLPHFEKMLYDQAMLLMAYIEAYQITKKDLYKQTAQEIIEYVIRDMTSEEGVFFSTEDADSEGEEGKFYTWTLKEIKDILKEESDLAIKIFNIKEEGNYLEEATGHPTGRNIIYLSKTLRDYAIDLGIDENTLKQKLEQIRKKFFQEREKRIHPLKDDKALTDWNGLMITALSKAGKVFSNQNYINYAKKSADFIINNMIIDGKLYHLQKDKEVKIEGMLDDYAFFVWGLIELYQATGGLKYLKTAIDLTNKAIQLLYDEKNGGFFLSKSQDLIVNPKESFDGAIPSGNSVMAYNLYRLYLITAQEEFYKKSYETLIAFAEDIKRLPSYHTMFLIALMMHFFSTSEIVISGKEWVGALNQLNKEFLPNTVIVVKTPENKEELSKISPYTQNMEIPEDFYIYLCKNFACNLPTKDLEYVINTLKG from the coding sequence ATGAATAGAAAACCAAATAGACTTATAAACGAAAAAAGCCCTTACCTTCTTCAACACGCTTACAATCCAGTTGATTGGTATCCTTGGTGTGATGAAGCTTTTGAAAAGGCAAAGGAAGAAGACAAACCTATCTTTTTATCTATAGGTTATTCTTCCTGTCATTGGTGCCACGTTATGGAAAAAGAATCTTTTGAAGATGAGGAAGTTGCAGAGATTTTAAATAAATACTTTGTGCCTATCAAAGTTGATAGAGAAGAAAGACCAGATATAGACGCTGTTTATATGAATGTGTGTATGCTTTTTAATGGAAGTGGAGGATGGCCTCTTACAATCATTATGACGCCTGATAAAAAACCTTTCTTTGCAGGAACCTATTTTCCAAAACATTCAAGACCGGGAAGAATAGGACTAGTAGACTTACTTTTAAGTGTTGCAAAATACTGGCAAGAAAATAAAGAAGACCTTATATCAAAGTCAGAAAAGGTTTTAGGTTATCTAAAAGAAGATAATCAGACAAAGTATGGAGAGTTAAAAGAAGATTACATCCATACTGGATTTTATGAATTAAAAAGCAGGTTTGACAAAACTTACGGTGGCTTTTCAAATAAACCAAAGTTTCCTACGCCTCATAATCTTATGTTCCTACTGAGATACTACTACCATACAAAAGAAAAAGAAGCTCTTTATATGGTTGAAAAAACCCTTACAAATATGAGACTGGGAGGGATTTACGACCACGTAGGTTTTGGATTTCACAGATACTCAACAGACAGACAGTGGCTACTACCACATTTTGAAAAGATGCTTTACGACCAAGCTATGCTTTTGATGGCTTACATAGAAGCTTATCAGATTACAAAAAAAGACCTTTATAAACAAACTGCTCAAGAGATAATAGAGTATGTAATAAGAGATATGACAAGTGAAGAAGGAGTGTTTTTTAGTACAGAAGATGCTGACAGTGAAGGAGAAGAAGGAAAATTTTATACTTGGACTTTAAAAGAGATTAAAGATATTTTAAAAGAAGAAAGTGATTTAGCAATAAAGATTTTCAACATAAAAGAAGAAGGAAACTACCTTGAAGAAGCTACTGGACATCCCACAGGTAGAAATATTATTTATCTTTCTAAAACCTTGAGGGATTATGCTATAGACCTTGGAATAGATGAAAATACTTTAAAGCAAAAATTGGAACAAATCAGAAAAAAATTTTTTCAAGAGAGAGAAAAAAGGATTCACCCATTAAAAGACGATAAAGCACTTACAGACTGGAACGGTTTAATGATAACAGCTCTATCAAAAGCTGGGAAAGTATTTTCTAATCAAAATTATATTAATTATGCTAAGAAATCGGCTGATTTTATTATTAATAACATGATAATAGATGGAAAACTTTACCACCTTCAAAAAGACAAAGAAGTAAAAATAGAAGGAATGTTAGATGATTATGCATTTTTTGTTTGGGGTTTGATAGAACTTTATCAAGCAACAGGAGGTCTAAAGTATTTAAAAACAGCTATAGATTTAACAAACAAAGCTATACAGCTTTTGTATGATGAGAAAAATGGAGGATTTTTCTTAAGTAAAAGTCAAGACCTTATAGTAAATCCAAAAGAATCTTTTGATGGGGCAATACCTTCTGGAAACTCTGTAATGGCTTATAATCTATATAGACTTTACCTTATAACAGCACAGGAGGAGTTTTATAAAAAATCTTACGAAACTTTAATTGCTTTTGCAGAGGATATAAAAAGACTACCTTCTTACCATACAATGTTTTTAATAGCTCTAATGATGCACTTCTTCTCTACTTCAGAGATTGTAATATCAGGAAAAGAATGGGTAGGAGCTTTAAACCAGTTAAACAAAGAGTTTTTACCAAACACAGTTATAGTTGTAAAAACGCCAGAGAACAAAGAAGAGTTATCAAAAATATCACCTTACACACAAAACATGGAAATCCCTGAAGATTTTTATATTTATCTATGTAAAAATTTTGCTTGTAATCTACCAACAAAAGATTTAGAATATGTTATAAATACGCTAAAAGGTTAA
- a CDS encoding SDR family NAD(P)-dependent oxidoreductase produces the protein MEIKGKTALITGGSKRIGKTITIGLAKEGCDVIIHYNYSEKEAQELKTFVESFGVKGYLLKADLTEEKDIIKLSEEASNIGVDILINNASIYYKAPLETATFKDLDTFYSIHVKAPFYLSKILGKKMYEKKEGRIINIVDYSAILPYPDYTPYTASKGALLTMTKAFAKEFAPYVLVNGILPGPIVPPEDLQDKELPLKKTLLKRWGGEQEIFKAVKYLIETEFTTGSLIPVEGGRLIF, from the coding sequence ATGGAAATAAAAGGAAAAACAGCACTTATAACAGGTGGGTCAAAAAGAATAGGTAAGACTATAACCATTGGACTGGCAAAAGAAGGTTGTGATGTTATTATTCATTATAATTATTCAGAAAAAGAAGCTCAAGAGTTAAAAACTTTTGTAGAGAGTTTTGGAGTTAAAGGCTATCTGTTAAAAGCAGATTTAACAGAAGAAAAAGATATTATAAAGCTTAGTGAAGAAGCTTCTAACATTGGAGTTGACATTTTGATTAACAACGCATCTATTTATTACAAAGCGCCTTTAGAAACAGCAACTTTTAAAGATTTAGATACATTTTACTCAATACACGTAAAAGCTCCTTTCTATCTTTCAAAGATACTTGGTAAAAAGATGTATGAAAAAAAAGAGGGAAGAATTATAAACATAGTAGATTACAGTGCAATTTTGCCATATCCAGATTACACACCTTACACAGCTTCTAAAGGTGCATTACTTACGATGACAAAAGCCTTTGCAAAAGAGTTTGCACCTTATGTGCTAGTCAACGGTATACTACCAGGACCTATCGTTCCACCAGAGGACTTACAGGATAAAGAACTTCCTCTTAAGAAAACTTTGTTAAAAAGATGGGGAGGAGAGCAAGAGATTTTTAAAGCTGTTAAGTATTTAATAGAAACAGAATTTACAACTGGGTCTTTAATACCTGTAGAAGGAGGTAGATTAATATTTTAG
- a CDS encoding MBL fold metallo-hydrolase, producing MWLHFGGKNIIIDPGPGSLIRMFERGLEPRDLNAVVLSHRHLDHVADVASVVESATDANKNKLDLLLAPYDALDGEDPVVLKYTKKGFKRIEITTMGNQYQLEEITIKPLIPHIHQGATVYSLEFRCKDKVFIYVPCGRFHEDMLYAHPKNPDLMVFNTTFVKPNLNYYHLSAEEVEIIIDKVKPKRAVLTHFSVNMLKANPNKVAEGIKKRTKVEVIAAQDGMKLEF from the coding sequence ATGTGGCTTCACTTTGGAGGAAAAAATATAATAATAGACCCAGGTCCTGGAAGTTTAATCAGAATGTTTGAAAGGGGTTTAGAGCCAAGGGATTTAAATGCAGTTGTTTTATCCCACAGACACTTGGATCATGTAGCAGATGTAGCTTCTGTAGTTGAGTCTGCAACAGATGCTAACAAAAACAAGTTAGACCTTTTACTTGCACCTTACGACGCCTTAGATGGAGAAGACCCTGTAGTTTTAAAATACACAAAAAAAGGCTTTAAAAGAATTGAAATAACAACGATGGGAAATCAGTATCAGTTAGAAGAAATAACTATAAAACCATTAATACCTCACATACACCAAGGAGCTACAGTTTACAGTCTTGAGTTTAGGTGTAAAGATAAAGTTTTTATATACGTTCCTTGCGGGAGATTCCACGAGGATATGCTTTATGCCCACCCTAAAAATCCAGATTTAATGGTTTTTAACACAACCTTTGTAAAACCAAATCTAAACTACTACCATCTATCTGCCGAAGAAGTAGAAATCATTATTGACAAAGTAAAACCTAAAAGGGCAGTTTTAACCCACTTTAGTGTAAATATGTTAAAAGCTAATCCTAACAAAGTTGCAGAAGGTATTAAAAAAAGAACTAAAGTAGAAGTAATAGCAGCACAAGACGGTATGAAATTAGAGTTTTAG